Below is a genomic region from Fibrobacter sp. UWH4.
ACGCTTGTTCTTGTCGCAGTCATAGTTGCGCTGATTGCATTCGGTGCATTCGAGCGTGATGAGTTCTCTGGGCATTTTATTATCCGATTACTTGATGATTTCGGTTACGGAGCCAGCGCCAACGGTACGGCCACCTTCGCGGATTGCGAAGCGGAGCTGCTTTTCCATTGCCACCGGGGCGA
It encodes:
- the rpmG gene encoding 50S ribosomal protein L33 — its product is MPRELITLECTECNQRNYDCDKNKRLHPSRVEYKKYCPFCRKHTVHKETK